A part of Micromonospora chersina genomic DNA contains:
- a CDS encoding DUF6912 family protein: MTDELVRVYVPATVPMLARLREEGLAGGEAHAVTPELREWYAEGDEEELEYVAFTRAAQEALLLLRADPGAPRRRVVVSVDLPARAVGRIGGELGSSVVGLSGPVPVKSVAAIHVDGADAVEDVAAAAEVVAEAQAGDPDAQFTVDGAEDHELEWYDVTELDLLLREVS; this comes from the coding sequence GTGACCGACGAGCTTGTCCGGGTGTACGTGCCGGCGACCGTCCCCATGCTGGCCCGGCTGCGCGAGGAGGGCCTGGCCGGCGGGGAGGCGCACGCGGTCACCCCGGAGCTGCGCGAGTGGTACGCCGAGGGCGACGAGGAGGAGTTGGAGTACGTCGCCTTCACCCGGGCCGCCCAGGAGGCGCTGCTGCTGCTCCGGGCCGATCCGGGCGCGCCCCGGCGGCGGGTGGTCGTCTCGGTGGACCTGCCGGCGCGCGCGGTCGGCCGGATCGGCGGCGAGCTGGGGTCCAGCGTGGTCGGCCTCTCCGGGCCGGTGCCGGTGAAGTCCGTGGCCGCGATCCACGTGGACGGCGCGGACGCCGTCGAGGACGTGGCCGCCGCCGCCGAGGTGGTGGCGGAGGCGCAGGCCGGCGACCCGGACGCCCAGTTCACCGTCGACGGGGCCGAGGACCACGAGCTGGAGTGGTACGACGTGACCGAGCTGGACCTGCTGCTGCGCGAGGTTTCCTGA
- a CDS encoding Rv3235 family protein → MVDTRRPLAPRPPVRLRPAPPLDPPCTDRDPAWGEAWGSVDQLALDLFDARRDLDRPAGRAADRPTRAGRSPDRATDMRPAPTGPGRSAGPPPAALVTATPEAARAAHRFVRTFLEIVNGYRPPGQLRPLCLPEAAARVAAELTRAARRAGPARRRTARPVLQLRRLRVCEPRSGAVEAAAVLAGAGGVSWAVALRLEHRRGTWLCTALTVL, encoded by the coding sequence ATGGTCGACACCCGTCGCCCGCTGGCACCGCGTCCCCCGGTCCGGCTCCGGCCCGCACCGCCGCTCGACCCGCCCTGCACCGACCGGGACCCGGCCTGGGGCGAGGCCTGGGGCAGCGTCGACCAGCTCGCGCTCGACCTCTTCGACGCGCGCCGGGACCTCGACCGGCCCGCCGGCCGCGCCGCCGACCGCCCGACCCGTGCCGGTCGCTCGCCCGATCGGGCCACCGACATGCGGCCGGCGCCGACCGGTCCGGGGCGCTCCGCCGGCCCGCCGCCGGCCGCCCTGGTGACCGCTACCCCCGAGGCGGCCCGGGCGGCGCACCGGTTCGTCCGCACCTTCCTGGAGATCGTCAACGGCTACCGCCCGCCCGGGCAGCTCCGGCCGCTCTGCCTCCCCGAGGCCGCCGCCCGAGTGGCCGCCGAGCTGACCCGCGCCGCCCGCCGGGCCGGCCCGGCACGCCGCCGCACCGCCCGGCCGGTCCTCCAGCTCCGCCGCCTACGGGTCTGCGAGCCCCGGTCGGGCGCGGTCGAGGCCGCCGCCGTACTCGCCGGTGCCGGCGGGGTGAGCTGGGCAGTCGCGCTACGCCTGGAACACCGCCGCGGCACCTGGCTCTGCACCGCCCTCACGGTCCTCTGA
- a CDS encoding helix-turn-helix domain-containing protein — MEPRFLLLSDVAAELNVSDSQVYHMVRSGELPAIKIGGRGQWRVERARLEEYIERKYAETADWVRGNPLTERDAE, encoded by the coding sequence GTGGAGCCGAGGTTCCTGCTGCTGTCCGACGTGGCCGCCGAGCTGAACGTCTCGGACTCGCAGGTCTACCACATGGTGCGCAGCGGCGAGCTGCCCGCCATCAAGATCGGCGGGCGGGGCCAGTGGCGGGTCGAGCGCGCCCGGCTGGAGGAGTACATCGAGCGCAAGTACGCCGAGACCGCCGACTGGGTACGCGGCAATCCCCTCACGGAGCGCGACGCGGAATGA
- the secA gene encoding preprotein translocase subunit SecA: MSILEKVLSAGSGRMVRRLKAIAAAVNSIEDDYVNLTDDELRDMTDQFKERLADGETLDDLLPEAFAVCREAASRVLGQRPYDVQVMGGAALHFGNIAEMKTGEGKTLTSVMPVYLNALAGKGVHVVTVNDYLAERDAAWMGRVHEFLGLTVGVVLPNRPASEHRAAYECDITYGTNNEFGFDYLRDNMAWSRDELVQRGHFFAVVDEVDSILIDEARTPLIISGPAEHSARWYQEFAAVVARLQPGTDGEGDYEVDHAKRTIAITERGVAKIEDRLGIDNLYESVNTPLVGYMNNAIKAKELYKRDKDYIVSDGEVLIVDEFTGRILHGRRYNEGMHQAIEAKEGVEIKQENQTLATITLQNYFRLYEKLSGMTGTAQTEASEFNKVYKVGVVTIPTHRPMVRLDRADVIYKTEKAKFNAVVEDIAERHEQGQPVLVGTVSVENSEILSHMLRRRGIPHSVLNAKFHAKEAEIVAQAGRKGAVTVATNMAGRGTDILLGGNAEFLAANELRQRGLDPVEQPEEYAKAMEEILPKWKQACDVEAEEVAAAGGLYVLGTERHESRRIDNQLRGRAGRQGDPGESRFYLSLQDDLMKRFRAGAVEAVMERFNIPEDVPIESKMVTRQIKSAQAQIEGQNAEIRKNVLKYDEVLNKQRQVIYAERLRVLNGEDLSEQVRNMIDDVVGAYVVGATSEGYAEDWDLDQLWSNLKQLYPVGVTIDELEEEVGSRAGLDQDFLLARLKEDAHAAYDRREEQLGEEPVRQLERMVLLQVIDRKWREHLYEMDYLQEGISLRAYAQRDPVIEYQREGFDMFATMMDGIKEETVGFLYNLEVQVEEPAPEAEEEVQLLEKPVEIRAKGLNRAPQQQGLQYSAPSVDGEAGRGAPVIERADEQAPALGIGRPETSERPAASTPRRSTAGMSGQAVAASTARRAAPGQVEGAGEGPSRNAPCPCGSGRKYKRCHGSPNGGN, translated from the coding sequence GTGTCGATTCTGGAAAAGGTCCTTAGCGCTGGCTCGGGCCGCATGGTGCGTCGGCTCAAGGCCATCGCCGCCGCCGTCAACTCGATCGAGGACGACTACGTCAACCTCACCGACGACGAGCTGCGGGACATGACCGACCAGTTCAAGGAGCGGCTCGCCGACGGGGAGACCCTCGACGACCTGCTGCCCGAGGCGTTCGCGGTGTGCCGGGAGGCCGCCTCGCGGGTGCTCGGCCAGCGGCCCTACGACGTCCAGGTGATGGGCGGTGCGGCGCTGCACTTCGGCAACATCGCCGAGATGAAGACCGGTGAGGGCAAGACCCTGACCTCGGTCATGCCGGTCTACCTGAACGCGCTCGCCGGCAAGGGCGTCCACGTGGTCACGGTGAACGACTACCTGGCCGAGCGCGACGCCGCCTGGATGGGCCGGGTGCACGAGTTCCTGGGCCTCACCGTCGGCGTGGTGCTGCCCAACCGGCCGGCCAGCGAGCACCGGGCGGCCTACGAGTGCGACATCACGTACGGCACCAACAACGAGTTCGGCTTCGACTACCTGCGCGACAACATGGCCTGGTCGCGGGATGAGCTGGTCCAGCGCGGCCACTTCTTCGCGGTGGTCGACGAGGTCGACTCGATCCTCATCGACGAGGCCCGCACCCCGCTGATCATCTCCGGTCCGGCCGAGCACTCGGCCCGCTGGTACCAGGAGTTCGCCGCCGTGGTGGCCCGCCTCCAGCCCGGCACCGACGGTGAGGGCGACTACGAGGTCGACCACGCCAAGCGCACGATCGCCATCACCGAGCGCGGCGTCGCCAAGATCGAGGACCGGCTCGGCATCGACAACCTCTACGAGTCGGTCAACACGCCGCTCGTCGGCTACATGAACAACGCGATCAAGGCCAAGGAGCTCTACAAGCGCGACAAGGACTACATCGTCAGCGACGGCGAGGTCCTCATCGTCGACGAGTTCACCGGCCGCATCCTGCACGGCCGCCGCTACAACGAGGGCATGCACCAGGCGATCGAGGCCAAGGAGGGGGTGGAGATCAAGCAGGAGAACCAGACCCTGGCCACCATCACCCTCCAGAACTACTTCCGCCTCTACGAGAAGCTGTCCGGCATGACCGGCACGGCCCAGACCGAGGCGAGCGAGTTCAACAAGGTCTACAAGGTCGGCGTCGTGACCATCCCGACGCACCGGCCGATGGTCCGCCTCGACCGCGCGGACGTCATCTACAAGACCGAGAAGGCCAAGTTCAACGCCGTGGTCGAGGACATCGCCGAGCGGCACGAGCAGGGCCAGCCGGTGCTGGTCGGCACGGTCTCGGTGGAGAACTCCGAGATCCTCTCCCACATGCTGCGCCGCCGGGGCATCCCGCACTCCGTGCTGAACGCCAAGTTCCACGCCAAGGAGGCGGAGATCGTCGCCCAGGCCGGGCGTAAGGGCGCGGTCACGGTCGCCACGAACATGGCCGGCCGCGGCACGGACATCCTGCTCGGCGGCAACGCCGAGTTCCTCGCCGCCAACGAACTCCGCCAGCGCGGTCTCGACCCGGTCGAGCAGCCGGAGGAGTACGCGAAGGCGATGGAGGAGATCCTGCCGAAGTGGAAGCAGGCCTGCGACGTCGAGGCGGAGGAGGTCGCCGCCGCCGGTGGCCTCTACGTGCTGGGCACCGAGCGGCACGAGTCGCGGCGTATCGACAACCAGCTGCGCGGTCGCGCCGGCCGGCAGGGTGACCCGGGCGAGTCCCGCTTCTACCTGTCGCTCCAGGACGACCTCATGAAGCGCTTCCGGGCCGGCGCCGTCGAGGCGGTGATGGAGCGCTTCAACATCCCGGAGGACGTGCCCATCGAGTCCAAGATGGTCACCCGCCAGATCAAGAGCGCGCAGGCCCAGATCGAGGGCCAGAACGCCGAGATCCGCAAGAACGTCCTCAAGTACGACGAGGTGCTCAACAAGCAGCGCCAGGTGATCTACGCCGAGCGCCTCCGGGTGCTCAACGGCGAGGACCTCTCCGAGCAGGTCCGCAACATGATCGACGACGTGGTCGGTGCGTACGTGGTGGGCGCCACGAGCGAGGGCTACGCCGAGGACTGGGACCTCGACCAGCTCTGGTCCAACCTCAAGCAGCTCTACCCGGTGGGCGTCACCATCGACGAGCTGGAGGAGGAGGTGGGCTCCCGGGCCGGCCTCGACCAGGACTTCCTGCTCGCCCGCCTCAAGGAGGACGCGCACGCCGCGTACGACCGGCGTGAGGAGCAGCTCGGCGAGGAGCCGGTGCGCCAGCTCGAGCGGATGGTCCTGCTCCAGGTGATCGACCGCAAGTGGCGCGAGCACCTCTACGAGATGGACTACCTCCAGGAGGGCATCAGCCTGCGGGCGTACGCCCAGCGCGACCCGGTCATCGAGTACCAGCGCGAGGGCTTCGACATGTTCGCCACCATGATGGACGGCATCAAGGAGGAGACGGTCGGCTTCCTCTACAACCTGGAGGTCCAGGTCGAGGAGCCCGCGCCGGAGGCCGAGGAGGAGGTCCAGCTGCTGGAGAAGCCGGTGGAGATCCGGGCCAAGGGTCTCAACCGCGCGCCGCAGCAGCAGGGCCTGCAGTACTCGGCGCCCTCGGTCGACGGCGAGGCGGGCCGCGGCGCCCCGGTGATCGAGCGCGCCGACGAGCAGGCGCCGGCGCTGGGCATCGGCCGCCCCGAGACGTCGGAGCGTCCGGCTGCGTCCACCCCGCGCCGGTCGACGGCCGGGATGAGCGGCCAGGCCGTCGCGGCGAGCACCGCCCGGCGGGCCGCCCCCGGGCAGGTCGAGGGCGCGGGCGAGGGCCCGTCCCGCAACGCGCCCTGCCCCTGCGGCTCCGGCCGCAAGTACAAGCGCTGCCACGGCAGCCCCAACGGCGGCAACTGA
- a CDS encoding GNAT family N-acetyltransferase: MTPETIEAYGVRLRPNRLTDLPDTAAACADPLTQRFLPGLPDPYTEESARWWITEGAPAAWAGGGAAYVIADPATDRLIGAAGLSHPVAERGQAEIGYWVAPWARGRGVATAAVRALAEAAFATGTVRLELLTQEENGPSQRVALAAGFRHEGVRRSAGQGRHGRHDLAVWVRLADDPPGPTARLLPDLPEGRLTDGVVTLRRVGPEDAEALYRLHSLPEVVANRVPPVAPDRASIERRCRLAESRWLAGLSADFAILDAATGAVAGGCALMYDEPATGQGMLGYSLLPEARGRGLTTRAVRLVAGWAFDVGLARLWAGTRAENVASQRVLDKVGFRREGLLRGRLPGPDGTRYDSLVFGLLPDDRTT; encoded by the coding sequence ATGACACCGGAGACCATCGAGGCGTACGGGGTGCGGCTGCGGCCGAACCGGCTCACCGACCTCCCCGACACGGCCGCCGCCTGCGCCGACCCGCTGACCCAGCGGTTCCTGCCCGGCCTGCCCGACCCGTACACCGAGGAGAGCGCCCGGTGGTGGATCACCGAGGGCGCGCCGGCGGCCTGGGCCGGCGGCGGCGCGGCGTACGTGATCGCCGACCCGGCCACCGACCGGTTGATCGGCGCGGCCGGCCTCAGCCACCCGGTGGCGGAGCGCGGGCAGGCGGAGATCGGCTACTGGGTCGCGCCGTGGGCGCGCGGCCGGGGCGTCGCCACGGCCGCCGTCCGCGCGCTGGCCGAGGCGGCGTTCGCCACCGGCACGGTCCGGCTCGAACTGCTCACCCAGGAGGAGAACGGGCCCAGCCAGCGGGTTGCGCTGGCCGCCGGGTTCCGCCACGAGGGGGTACGCCGGTCGGCCGGCCAGGGTCGGCACGGTCGGCACGACCTGGCCGTCTGGGTGCGCCTCGCCGACGACCCGCCCGGCCCGACCGCCCGGCTCCTGCCGGACCTGCCCGAGGGCCGGCTCACCGACGGCGTGGTGACGCTGCGCCGGGTGGGGCCGGAGGACGCCGAGGCGCTGTACCGCCTGCACTCACTGCCGGAGGTGGTGGCGAACCGGGTCCCGCCGGTGGCGCCGGACCGGGCGTCCATCGAGCGGCGCTGCCGGCTGGCGGAAAGCCGTTGGCTCGCCGGCCTCTCGGCGGACTTCGCGATCCTCGACGCGGCGACCGGCGCGGTGGCCGGCGGCTGCGCCCTGATGTACGACGAGCCCGCCACCGGCCAGGGCATGCTCGGCTACAGCCTGCTGCCGGAGGCGCGCGGCCGAGGGCTGACCACCCGGGCGGTGCGGCTCGTCGCCGGCTGGGCGTTCGACGTCGGGCTGGCCCGGCTCTGGGCCGGCACCCGAGCGGAGAACGTCGCCTCCCAGCGGGTCCTCGACAAGGTCGGCTTCCGGCGGGAGGGGCTGCTGCGCGGCCGGCTCCCCGGCCCGGACGGCACCCGGTACGACTCGCTCGTCTTCGGGTTGCTGCCGGACGACCGCACCACCTGA
- the hpf gene encoding ribosome hibernation-promoting factor, HPF/YfiA family — protein sequence MDIVVKGRNVEVPDHYRVHVAEKLAKIERYDHKLIRVDVELFHERNPRQADHCQRVEITCVTRGPVIRAEACTNDFYSALDAAIAKLDTRFRRAADRRRVHRGRHAPLSVSAATADLPVAGLDEPGLASLNGHGTATAVAERPDEGGYEEHDDQPWHIARAKVHPAEPMTVDDALFQMELVGHDFYLFQDKESGRPSVVYRRHAYDYGIISLDT from the coding sequence GTGGACATCGTGGTCAAGGGCCGTAACGTCGAAGTGCCGGACCATTACCGGGTGCACGTAGCCGAGAAACTCGCAAAGATCGAACGCTACGACCACAAGCTCATTCGCGTGGACGTCGAGTTGTTCCACGAGCGCAATCCGCGCCAGGCCGATCACTGCCAGCGGGTGGAAATCACCTGCGTGACGCGCGGCCCGGTGATCCGGGCCGAGGCCTGCACGAATGACTTCTACAGCGCGCTGGACGCCGCCATCGCCAAGCTGGACACCCGCTTCCGCCGGGCGGCCGACCGCCGCCGGGTGCACCGGGGCCGGCACGCGCCGCTCTCCGTCTCCGCCGCCACCGCCGACCTGCCGGTGGCCGGCCTCGACGAGCCCGGCCTGGCGTCGCTGAACGGGCACGGGACGGCCACCGCCGTCGCGGAACGGCCCGACGAGGGCGGCTACGAGGAACACGACGACCAGCCGTGGCACATCGCGCGGGCGAAGGTGCACCCCGCCGAGCCCATGACGGTCGACGACGCGCTGTTCCAGATGGAACTGGTCGGCCACGACTTCTACCTGTTCCAGGACAAGGAGTCGGGCCGCCCGAGCGTGGTCTACCGCCGGCACGCCTACGACTACGGGATCATCTCGCTCGACACCTGA
- the pruA gene encoding L-glutamate gamma-semialdehyde dehydrogenase has translation MDAVFSVPEPRNEPVHTYEPGSAERERLQRRLADLAAERIDLPMTIAGEQRMAAGDPIDVVQPHKHAHVLGVTGHATHDDARAAVKAAKDAAPMWRALPFEERAAIFLRAADLLSGPWRDTLNAATMLGQSKTVVQAEIDAACELIDFLRFNVYFARKLLAEQPMSSPGVWNRFDHRPLEGFVYAVTPFNFTAIAGNLPSAPALLGNTVVWKPGPTQQFAAHFTMRLFEAAGLPPGVINMVTGRGEEVSDVVLADPDLAGIHFTGSTKVFQHLWKTVGDNIARYRGYPRLVGETGGKDFVVAHTSADVDALHTALIRGAYEYQGQKCSAASRAYIPRSIWEGGLRDRLAATADSLTYGDVTDFSNFGGAVIDDKAFGRHAAALELIKGDDSCRVLAGGTADDSVGYFVRPTLFECSDAAHETFTTEYFGPILGVHVFDDARFDEVVHQAESIAPYALTGSIFATDRRVVDQVAEKMRYAAGNFYINDKPTGAVVGQQPFGGARASGTNDKAGSWHNLVRWMSPRTIKETFVPPTDHGYPHMG, from the coding sequence ATGGACGCCGTGTTCTCCGTACCCGAGCCGCGCAACGAGCCGGTCCACACCTACGAGCCCGGCAGCGCCGAGCGGGAGCGGCTCCAGCGGCGGCTGGCCGACCTGGCCGCCGAGCGGATCGACCTGCCGATGACCATCGCCGGCGAGCAGCGGATGGCCGCCGGCGACCCGATCGACGTGGTCCAGCCGCACAAGCACGCCCACGTGCTCGGCGTGACCGGCCACGCCACCCACGACGACGCCCGCGCCGCCGTCAAGGCCGCCAAGGACGCCGCGCCGATGTGGCGGGCGCTGCCGTTCGAGGAGCGCGCCGCGATCTTCCTGCGCGCCGCCGACCTGCTCTCCGGGCCCTGGCGGGACACGCTCAACGCGGCCACCATGCTGGGCCAGTCCAAGACCGTGGTCCAGGCCGAGATCGACGCGGCCTGCGAGCTGATCGACTTCCTCCGGTTCAACGTCTACTTCGCCCGCAAGCTCCTGGCCGAGCAGCCGATGTCCTCGCCGGGCGTGTGGAACCGCTTCGACCACCGGCCCCTGGAGGGTTTCGTCTACGCGGTCACCCCGTTCAACTTCACGGCGATCGCCGGCAACCTGCCCTCGGCCCCGGCGCTGCTCGGCAACACCGTGGTCTGGAAGCCGGGCCCGACCCAGCAGTTCGCCGCCCACTTCACCATGCGGCTGTTCGAGGCGGCCGGCCTGCCGCCCGGCGTGATCAACATGGTCACGGGGCGCGGCGAGGAGGTCTCCGACGTCGTGCTCGCCGACCCGGACCTGGCCGGCATCCACTTCACCGGGTCCACCAAGGTCTTCCAGCACCTGTGGAAGACCGTCGGCGACAACATCGCCCGCTACCGGGGTTACCCCCGCCTGGTCGGCGAGACCGGCGGCAAGGACTTCGTGGTGGCGCACACCAGCGCCGACGTGGACGCCCTGCACACCGCGCTGATCCGGGGCGCCTACGAGTACCAGGGCCAGAAGTGCTCGGCCGCCTCGCGGGCGTACATCCCCCGGTCGATCTGGGAGGGCGGGCTGCGCGACCGGCTGGCCGCCACCGCCGACTCGCTCACCTACGGCGACGTCACCGACTTCAGCAACTTCGGCGGCGCCGTGATCGACGACAAGGCGTTCGGCCGGCACGCCGCCGCGCTGGAGCTGATCAAGGGTGACGACAGCTGCCGGGTCCTGGCCGGTGGCACCGCCGACGACTCGGTCGGCTACTTCGTCCGGCCGACCCTCTTCGAGTGCTCGGACGCCGCGCACGAGACCTTTACCACCGAATACTTCGGCCCGATCCTCGGCGTGCACGTCTTCGACGACGCCCGCTTCGACGAGGTGGTCCACCAGGCCGAGTCGATCGCGCCGTACGCGCTGACCGGGTCGATCTTCGCGACCGACCGCCGGGTGGTCGACCAGGTGGCCGAGAAGATGCGGTACGCGGCCGGCAACTTCTACATCAACGACAAGCCGACCGGCGCGGTGGTCGGGCAGCAGCCCTTCGGCGGCGCCCGGGCCAGCGGCACCAACGACAAGGCGGGCTCCTGGCACAACCTGGTCCGCTGGATGTCGCCGCGGACGATCAAGGAGACCTTCGTCCCGCCGACCGACCACGGCTACCCGCACATGGGCTGA
- a CDS encoding ComF family protein has protein sequence MRDLRGVWSDLTDLVLPAGCAGCAERAPDLRQGFCPRCVGELESLRPAPTRPDPAPPGLPPCVALGPYAGALRHGLLAYKERGRHGLARPLGALLAEVVAGAVGPRQAVTLVAVPDTARAARARYGDHLDRLARHAADRLRAAGWPVRVLRPLRALPRPDSVALDSAGRAAAAEAAFRLRRAGGADGSVVLLDDIVTTGATLAAVSRVLRDAGMTPNAAAVLAATQKRHHQ, from the coding sequence GTGCGGGACCTGCGCGGAGTCTGGTCGGATCTGACCGACCTGGTGCTGCCGGCCGGGTGCGCCGGCTGCGCGGAGCGGGCACCCGACCTGCGGCAGGGCTTCTGCCCGCGGTGCGTCGGCGAGTTGGAGTCGCTGCGCCCCGCGCCGACCCGCCCCGATCCGGCCCCACCGGGCCTGCCGCCCTGCGTCGCCCTCGGCCCGTACGCGGGCGCGCTGCGCCACGGGCTGCTGGCGTACAAGGAGCGGGGCCGGCACGGGCTGGCCCGGCCGCTGGGCGCGCTGCTCGCCGAGGTGGTCGCCGGGGCGGTGGGCCCGCGTCAGGCGGTGACCCTGGTGGCGGTGCCGGACACCGCCCGGGCGGCCCGGGCCCGCTACGGCGACCACCTGGACCGGCTGGCCCGCCACGCGGCGGACCGGCTGCGGGCGGCCGGCTGGCCGGTACGCGTGCTCCGCCCGCTGCGCGCGCTGCCCCGGCCCGATTCGGTGGCGCTGGACAGCGCCGGGCGGGCGGCCGCTGCCGAGGCGGCGTTCCGCCTGCGCCGCGCCGGCGGGGCGGACGGGTCCGTGGTGCTGCTCGACGACATCGTCACGACCGGGGCGACGCTGGCGGCGGTGAGCCGTGTTCTGCGCGACGCGGGAATGACGCCAAACGCCGCGGCCGTGCTCGCCGCAACGCAAAAACGGCACCATCAGTGA
- a CDS encoding GNAT family N-acetyltransferase gives MARVEPVEITEDGLLLRPWRAEDADAVYRACQDPDIQRWTTVPRPYLPEHALGFVTTVSGTAWAEGTGTPFAVCDAETGELLASCGLVAIDRGLDSAEIGYWTAPWARGRGVAVRATRAVARWAFDALKLRRLIWQAEIGNHASRLVALRAGFRVEGELRMAHPAVDGRPEGWIGSLLPAELAAPGEPAPYGPDTLQARRAAVFGRPQPDLFATAGTTELRLRPLEERDLDAIVTTCRDEDTIRWTTVPHPYQREHAEGFLRDIAQAAWARGTGATYAVADADDRYVASIDLRISPGAPLVADVGFMTAPHARGRGYLPAALAALCAWGFTTLGLARIEWRANVGNTASRRAAEKAGFTVEGTLRGGVQHRGERQDVWVGGLLPQDL, from the coding sequence ATGGCTCGGGTGGAGCCTGTGGAGATCACCGAGGACGGTCTGCTGCTGCGACCCTGGCGGGCGGAGGACGCCGACGCGGTGTACCGCGCCTGCCAGGATCCGGACATCCAGCGCTGGACCACCGTACCTCGCCCGTACCTGCCCGAACACGCCCTCGGATTCGTGACCACGGTCAGCGGGACGGCCTGGGCGGAGGGCACCGGAACGCCGTTCGCGGTGTGCGACGCGGAGACCGGTGAACTGCTCGCCTCCTGCGGCCTCGTCGCGATCGACAGGGGCCTCGACTCCGCCGAGATCGGCTACTGGACCGCGCCCTGGGCCCGTGGCCGGGGCGTGGCGGTCCGGGCCACCCGGGCGGTCGCCCGCTGGGCGTTCGACGCGCTGAAGCTGCGCCGCCTGATCTGGCAGGCCGAGATCGGCAACCACGCCTCCCGGCTGGTCGCGCTCCGGGCCGGCTTCCGGGTGGAAGGCGAGCTGCGGATGGCCCACCCGGCGGTCGACGGCCGCCCGGAGGGCTGGATCGGCTCCCTCCTCCCGGCCGAACTCGCCGCGCCCGGCGAGCCCGCCCCGTACGGGCCGGACACCCTTCAGGCCCGCCGGGCGGCGGTCTTCGGCCGGCCCCAGCCGGACCTGTTCGCCACGGCCGGGACGACCGAGCTGCGGCTGCGGCCGCTGGAGGAGCGCGACCTCGACGCGATCGTGACCACCTGCCGCGACGAGGACACCATCCGCTGGACCACGGTGCCGCACCCCTATCAGCGCGAGCACGCCGAGGGCTTCCTGCGGGACATCGCGCAGGCGGCCTGGGCCCGGGGCACCGGCGCCACGTACGCGGTCGCCGACGCCGACGACCGGTACGTCGCCTCGATCGACCTGCGGATCTCCCCCGGCGCGCCGCTCGTCGCCGACGTGGGCTTCATGACCGCGCCGCACGCGCGGGGCCGGGGCTACCTGCCGGCCGCGCTCGCCGCGCTCTGCGCCTGGGGCTTCACCACGCTGGGGCTGGCCCGGATCGAGTGGCGGGCCAACGTGGGCAACACCGCGTCCCGCCGGGCCGCCGAGAAGGCCGGCTTCACCGTCGAGGGCACCCTCCGCGGCGGCGTCCAGCACCGCGGGGAACGGCAGGACGTCTGGGTCGGCGGGCTGCTCCCGCAGGACCTGTGA